The Virgibacillus sp. MSP4-1 genome has a segment encoding these proteins:
- the clpP gene encoding ATP-dependent Clp endopeptidase proteolytic subunit ClpP → MNLIPTVIEQTNRGERAYDIYSRLLKDRIIMLGSGIDDNVANTVVAQMLFLAAEDPDKDISLYINSPGGSITAGMAIYDTMQFIKPDVSTICIGMAASMGAFLLNAGAKGKRYALPNSEVMIHQPLGGTQGQASDIQIHAERILEMRKKLNQILSERTGQPIEVIERDTDRDNFMSAQQAVDYGLIDKVMETKK, encoded by the coding sequence ATGAATTTAATCCCAACGGTTATTGAACAAACCAATCGCGGTGAACGTGCTTATGATATTTACTCAAGACTGCTGAAGGACCGTATTATAATGCTGGGAAGCGGAATTGACGACAATGTTGCCAACACCGTCGTAGCCCAAATGCTTTTCCTTGCAGCTGAAGATCCGGATAAAGATATTTCCCTTTACATTAACTCTCCTGGTGGTTCCATCACTGCAGGTATGGCGATTTACGACACCATGCAGTTCATTAAACCTGATGTATCCACCATCTGCATTGGTATGGCTGCATCCATGGGTGCATTCCTTCTTAATGCCGGAGCAAAAGGTAAACGCTATGCCCTTCCAAACAGTGAAGTCATGATTCACCAGCCATTGGGTGGAACACAAGGGCAGGCTTCTGACATTCAGATTCATGCAGAGCGTATTCTTGAAATGCGTAAAAAGTTAAATCAAATTCTGTCTGAGCGTACAGGACAGCCAATTGAAGTCATCGAACGCGACACAGACCGCGACAACTTCATGTCCGCTCAGCAAGCCGTTGATTACGGACTAATTGACAAGGTAATGGAGACAAAGAAATAA
- a CDS encoding HPr family phosphocarrier protein produces MVERKVTVELSTGLQARPAAKFVQEANRFSADIFIEKDRKRINGKSIMGLMSLAIGSGEEILLQADGSDEQDAINELATFVRVE; encoded by the coding sequence TTGGTAGAACGAAAGGTTACGGTTGAATTGTCAACAGGCTTGCAGGCAAGGCCGGCTGCTAAATTTGTGCAGGAGGCCAATCGTTTTTCAGCAGATATATTTATTGAAAAAGATCGAAAACGTATTAATGGCAAGAGTATTATGGGGTTGATGAGTCTGGCCATCGGGAGCGGGGAGGAAATTCTTCTGCAGGCCGATGGATCCGATGAACAGGATGCTATAAATGAACTAGCCACATTCGTCAGGGTGGAGTAA
- the whiA gene encoding DNA-binding protein WhiA yields the protein MSFASDIKKELTKVEVDECCVEAELSALIKMNGSISISNQEYLLDIQTENAAIARRMYTLLKKLYSHPIELLVRKKMRLKKNNVYIVRLKKDVQPLLEQLEILDSPFSFKHEIAEKYMEKTCCRRSYLRGAFLAGGSVNNPETSSYHLEISSLHEDHNEALCGLMNKFNLHARTLERRKGYITYLKEADKITELLINLGAHQALLKFEDVRIMRDMRNSVNRLVNCETANLNKTIGAAFRQVENIRYIEQTVGLEALPDRLQEIAELRLKHQDVSLKELGELVSTGKISKSGINHRLKKIDEFSDKLRRGEISEV from the coding sequence GTGTCATTTGCTTCAGATATCAAAAAAGAATTAACGAAGGTCGAAGTTGATGAGTGCTGTGTTGAAGCGGAATTGTCGGCATTAATTAAAATGAACGGTTCCATCTCTATATCGAATCAGGAGTACTTGCTGGATATCCAGACGGAAAACGCGGCGATTGCCCGGAGAATGTATACCTTACTAAAAAAATTATACAGTCATCCAATCGAGTTACTGGTACGAAAGAAAATGCGGCTGAAAAAGAATAATGTATATATTGTCCGGTTAAAAAAAGACGTACAGCCTCTCCTGGAGCAGCTTGAAATCCTGGATTCTCCGTTCAGCTTTAAGCATGAGATAGCCGAAAAGTACATGGAGAAAACCTGCTGCAGGCGTTCCTACTTGCGTGGGGCTTTTCTGGCTGGCGGATCTGTAAATAATCCCGAAACCTCCTCTTATCATCTGGAGATTTCGTCTTTACATGAGGATCACAATGAAGCTTTATGTGGTCTGATGAATAAGTTCAACTTACACGCGAGAACGCTTGAGAGGCGTAAGGGATACATTACGTACTTAAAAGAGGCAGACAAGATTACGGAGCTTTTAATTAATTTAGGGGCTCATCAGGCACTGCTGAAGTTTGAAGATGTACGGATTATGAGGGATATGAGGAATTCGGTCAATCGACTGGTAAACTGTGAAACGGCCAATTTAAATAAAACAATTGGTGCAGCTTTCCGCCAGGTTGAAAACATCCGGTATATTGAACAGACGGTGGGCCTGGAAGCTTTGCCTGACCGCTTGCAGGAAATTGCAGAGCTTCGATTGAAACATCAGGATGTTTCTTTGAAAGAATTGGGTGAATTGGTTTCGACAGGTAAAATCAGTAAGTCAGGTATTAATCATCGTTTGAAAAAGATTGATGAGTTTTCTGATAAACTAAGACGCGGAGAAATAAGTGAAGTGTAA
- the yvcK gene encoding YvcK family protein, which produces MKDKRKPNVVVIGGGTGMPVLIRGLKDYPLDLSAIVTVADDGGSSGRLRSEMAIPAPGDIRNVIAALSDAEPMILQMFQHRFENGNSLSGHSLGNLLLAAMTSITGDFYKGIKEISRVLNVKGRIYPIANQNMFLHAEMEDGSIISGESQIPLVNKTIKRVFLSPDHIEPLPEAIQAVKNADLIVIAPGSLYTSILPNIIIPEIGEALKQRRGKTVYVCNVMTQYGETQGYTAADHVQAIQDHTGDQCVDSIVVHNAPIEHDVQKLYEEEKAEPVVYDIQRLLKMGLEIIEGDIIDHSKVKLRHDTDKIAKLLFSLMEK; this is translated from the coding sequence ATGAAAGATAAACGGAAACCTAATGTAGTGGTGATAGGCGGCGGTACAGGTATGCCGGTGTTAATTCGCGGACTGAAGGACTATCCTTTAGATTTATCGGCAATCGTAACGGTAGCTGATGATGGAGGGAGTTCCGGACGTCTGCGCAGTGAAATGGCCATTCCTGCTCCTGGTGATATACGTAATGTGATTGCAGCCCTGTCTGACGCAGAACCAATGATATTGCAGATGTTTCAGCACCGGTTTGAGAATGGGAACAGTTTATCCGGACATTCGCTGGGGAATTTGCTGCTCGCTGCCATGACCTCGATCACCGGTGATTTTTACAAAGGAATTAAGGAAATTTCCCGTGTATTAAATGTCAAAGGCAGGATTTACCCGATTGCCAACCAGAATATGTTTCTCCATGCGGAAATGGAGGATGGAAGCATCATTTCAGGTGAATCCCAAATTCCTTTAGTTAACAAAACCATCAAAAGGGTATTTTTAAGCCCTGATCATATTGAACCACTGCCTGAAGCGATTCAGGCTGTTAAAAATGCGGATTTAATTGTCATTGCCCCAGGCAGTCTTTACACCAGTATCCTTCCCAATATCATTATTCCTGAAATTGGAGAAGCTCTGAAACAGCGGAGAGGTAAAACGGTATATGTCTGTAATGTGATGACCCAATATGGGGAAACACAGGGCTATACAGCCGCCGACCATGTGCAGGCCATTCAGGACCATACTGGAGATCAGTGTGTGGATTCAATCGTTGTCCATAATGCGCCCATCGAACATGATGTTCAAAAACTTTACGAAGAAGAAAAGGCAGAACCGGTTGTCTATGATATTCAACGCCTGCTTAAGATGGGACTGGAAATTATCGAGGGGGACATTATTGACCACTCGAAAGTTAAATTACGACATGACACAGATAAAATTGCAAAATTATTATTTTCATTAATGGAAAAATGA
- the rapZ gene encoding RNase adapter RapZ translates to MSEQSQKVELVIITGMSGAGKTLAVQSFEDLGYFCVDNLPPALLPKFLELMKENDQRTPKVAVVMDLRGREFFDTLIDTLVQVGKEDWISEQILFLEADNDVLVSRYKETRRSHPLAPDGLPLEGIKKERELLDELKGRAQIIIDSSDKKPRKLREEILQAFKDQSQHVFSMNVVSFGFKHGVPIDADLVFDVRFLPNPHYVESMRPLTGKDTEVAEYVFKWSETDTFMNKLLDMLSFMLPQYKKEGKRQLVVGIGCTGGQHRSVAIAEKIADYFQSEYDTYVTHREIDKKKG, encoded by the coding sequence ATGAGCGAACAATCACAAAAAGTGGAATTGGTGATTATAACAGGAATGTCAGGGGCAGGAAAAACGTTGGCTGTGCAGAGCTTTGAAGATTTAGGTTATTTTTGTGTGGATAATTTACCGCCCGCATTGCTTCCGAAGTTCCTGGAATTAATGAAAGAAAACGACCAGCGTACGCCTAAAGTAGCTGTCGTGATGGACCTAAGAGGAAGAGAGTTTTTTGATACATTAATTGATACATTAGTTCAGGTCGGGAAAGAAGACTGGATTTCTGAACAAATCCTCTTCCTGGAGGCGGATAATGATGTGCTGGTTTCCCGCTATAAAGAAACGCGTCGTTCCCATCCTTTAGCTCCGGATGGCCTTCCTTTAGAAGGGATTAAAAAAGAACGCGAATTACTCGATGAACTAAAGGGAAGAGCGCAAATTATTATCGATTCATCTGATAAAAAACCACGAAAATTGAGAGAGGAAATTCTGCAGGCGTTTAAGGATCAGTCTCAGCATGTTTTCTCCATGAACGTGGTTTCCTTTGGATTTAAGCATGGAGTTCCGATTGATGCCGACCTGGTGTTTGATGTTCGCTTTCTTCCCAACCCCCATTATGTAGAATCGATGCGTCCTTTAACGGGAAAGGATACTGAAGTTGCGGAATATGTTTTTAAATGGTCTGAAACAGACACTTTTATGAATAAACTGTTAGATATGCTGTCCTTTATGCTCCCGCAATATAAAAAAGAGGGGAAGCGTCAGTTGGTTGTGGGGATAGGCTGTACAGGCGGACAGCACCGTTCTGTGGCTATTGCCGAAAAAATAGCCGATTATTTCCAAAGCGAATATGACACATATGTAACGCACCGAGAGATTGACAAAAAGAAAGGATAG
- a CDS encoding 8-oxo-dGTP diphosphatase: MMNLQRVTNCVLQYENHILMLKKPRRNWYAAPGGKMEPGEHIQQSVRREFSEETGLTLIDPELKGVFTFVIKEDDQTIDEWMMFTFSSRQYQGTLNEYCREGELEWVPVSDVLNKDMAEGDQVIYKHILNRNDVLYGTFTYTSNDELLSFQVD; encoded by the coding sequence GTGATGAATTTGCAGCGCGTAACAAACTGTGTTTTACAATATGAAAATCATATTTTAATGCTGAAGAAACCGCGAAGAAACTGGTATGCCGCACCAGGGGGTAAAATGGAGCCTGGGGAGCATATTCAGCAATCGGTCAGGCGGGAGTTTTCGGAAGAGACAGGATTAACACTTATAGACCCGGAGTTAAAGGGTGTTTTTACATTTGTGATTAAGGAAGATGATCAGACGATTGATGAGTGGATGATGTTTACCTTTTCCAGTCGGCAATATCAGGGTACGCTCAATGAATATTGCAGAGAAGGCGAACTGGAATGGGTACCGGTCAGTGATGTACTGAATAAGGACATGGCTGAAGGAGACCAGGTCATTTATAAACATATACTAAATCGAAATGATGTGTTGTATGGTACATTCACATATACATCAAACGATGAACTCCTCTCATTTCAGGTCGATTAA
- the trxB gene encoding thioredoxin-disulfide reductase — MASEDKIYDVIIAGAGPAGLTAAVYTSRADLDTLMLERGIPGGQMANTEDVENYPGFDHILGPDLSNKMFEHAKKFGAEYGYGDIKEIKDGKEYKTVIAGEKEYKARAVIVSTGAEYKKLGVPGEEELGGRGVSYCAVCDGAFFKGRNLIVVGGGDSAVEEGVYLTRFADKVTIVHRRDELRAQKILQQRAFDNEKIDFIWDTEVKEINGKDGKVGSVTLYNNKTEETYDKDIDGVFIYIGMLPLNEPFKDMGITNEEGYIKTNENMETSISGIFAAGDIREKDLRQIVTATGDGSIAAQSAQVYVENLLEELKVEQ; from the coding sequence ATGGCTTCCGAGGACAAAATTTATGATGTCATTATCGCAGGTGCAGGTCCAGCTGGTCTTACTGCAGCTGTTTATACGTCCCGTGCCGACCTGGATACGCTCATGCTTGAAAGAGGAATTCCGGGTGGTCAAATGGCGAATACAGAGGACGTTGAAAACTATCCGGGTTTTGACCATATTTTAGGACCTGATTTATCTAATAAAATGTTCGAGCATGCGAAGAAGTTCGGTGCAGAATATGGCTATGGAGATATAAAAGAAATCAAGGACGGGAAGGAATATAAAACGGTTATAGCAGGTGAAAAGGAATATAAAGCCCGCGCCGTTATTGTTTCCACCGGTGCTGAATATAAAAAATTAGGTGTACCTGGTGAAGAAGAACTGGGTGGCCGGGGCGTTTCCTACTGTGCCGTGTGTGATGGTGCATTTTTCAAAGGCCGTAACCTTATCGTTGTGGGCGGTGGAGATTCTGCCGTAGAAGAAGGGGTTTATTTAACCCGCTTTGCAGATAAAGTAACGATTGTACACCGTCGTGATGAACTGCGCGCACAGAAGATTCTGCAGCAAAGAGCGTTTGATAATGAAAAAATCGATTTTATCTGGGATACCGAAGTGAAAGAGATTAACGGAAAAGACGGTAAAGTGGGAAGCGTAACTCTATATAACAATAAAACAGAGGAAACGTATGACAAGGATATCGATGGTGTATTTATCTACATCGGTATGCTCCCGCTTAACGAACCATTTAAAGATATGGGAATCACGAACGAGGAAGGCTATATTAAAACGAATGAAAACATGGAAACAAGTATTTCAGGGATTTTTGCGGCCGGAGATATCCGTGAGAAGGATTTACGCCAGATCGTAACAGCAACAGGTGATGGAAGTATCGCTGCTCAATCGGCACAGGTATATGTGGAAAACTTGTTAGAGGAATTGAAGGTTGAACAGTAA
- a CDS encoding lipopolysaccharide assembly protein LapB, with amino-acid sequence MANTENHQIDDQLNVIPFLLEGEFYFSQGVKAFQKHNFQKAEKWLKRAIELEPDNPLYPSQLSVLYTETKAYDQANQMLLKVLDDFGESYVDCYYLLANNYAHLGLFKDAQKNIEIYLNKAPNGEFANEAKELLELLKAYNDDIEEDEDEWIFDEEDELLTYQESAFYYLEHHDWEQALPIIEHMMARYPDYVLAKHDFAWALFFSGQQERALNIEKEAYEEDPSSIHSIVNLAIFHWEMGEKDTSGQYIEWLENVYPIHDQQRLKVATAFAHTERYELAYQRFKDLPKHKLKNHLSYYKWYSIVAYKMGLKSKAVEVWKEGCNRHPRLKETGRQHPIERND; translated from the coding sequence ATGGCAAATACCGAGAATCACCAAATTGATGATCAATTAAATGTCATCCCGTTCTTATTGGAAGGGGAGTTTTATTTTTCACAAGGTGTAAAAGCCTTTCAAAAGCATAACTTTCAAAAAGCAGAGAAATGGCTGAAGCGGGCGATTGAACTGGAACCGGACAATCCACTTTACCCAAGCCAGCTGTCTGTATTATATACCGAAACAAAAGCCTATGATCAGGCGAACCAGATGCTTCTGAAGGTTCTTGATGATTTTGGCGAATCCTATGTAGATTGTTATTATTTACTGGCTAATAATTATGCTCATCTTGGTCTGTTTAAGGATGCTCAAAAAAATATAGAAATTTATTTGAATAAAGCCCCAAATGGAGAATTTGCAAATGAGGCAAAGGAGTTACTGGAATTATTAAAGGCTTATAATGATGATATTGAGGAAGATGAGGATGAGTGGATTTTTGATGAGGAGGATGAATTATTAACTTATCAGGAATCGGCTTTTTATTATCTTGAACATCATGACTGGGAGCAGGCCCTTCCAATCATAGAGCATATGATGGCCCGCTATCCCGACTATGTTTTGGCGAAGCACGACTTTGCCTGGGCCTTGTTTTTTTCAGGTCAGCAGGAGAGAGCGCTGAACATCGAAAAGGAAGCTTATGAAGAAGACCCATCCAGCATCCACAGCATTGTAAATTTAGCGATATTTCATTGGGAAATGGGAGAAAAGGATACATCCGGCCAGTACATAGAATGGCTGGAAAATGTTTATCCTATACATGATCAGCAACGACTTAAAGTTGCGACTGCTTTTGCCCATACAGAACGTTATGAGCTGGCTTATCAACGTTTTAAAGACTTACCAAAGCATAAACTGAAGAATCACCTTTCTTACTATAAATGGTACAGTATTGTTGCTTATAAGATGGGGTTGAAATCAAAAGCTGTTGAAGTCTGGAAGGAAGGATGCAATCGACATCCGCGTTTAAAAGAAACCGGCAGACAGCATCCCATTGAAAGAAATGATTGA
- a CDS encoding penicillin-binding transpeptidase domain-containing protein, with product MKRKWMLFSAILLLSFLGACKGDQVTPDERLSEYISLWNEEKFDQMYEDYLSSTAKENYAKEDMAGRYKDLYSDLEINDIKVSFEKPSDDEQPDYEEVKEASFPIHVEMESIAGPVSFDHELTLVKETREEEENWYVNWDTTYIFKQLEDGDEVGLDTTSAPRGQIFDRNGNGLAINDTLPLMGIKPSAMEGHEQETIKALSEQLHLDVEYIEQQLNQDWVQPNLFVPLRTINPNNQELFDKLMALPGVFYKDQVGRYYPLGEAAAHLVGYTGDITAEELEEHEDDGYSAQDKIGKRGLELLYEEKLRGESGAEITIQKANGQKVTVASKKAKAGQDIRVTIDAEVQKTIYNQMNQRQGSAAAIHPKTGETLALVSSPSFDPNGLTSNAYAKLMEDETKPLLNRFTSLYAPGSTFKPVTAMIGLSSEAITPDQTRNIKGETWKKQGWGNYEVRRVTDPGHPVNLEDALVYSDNIYFAQTALDIGADHMVSGLKKFGFNEEIPYSYGIPQSKISNSGNLNEEILLADTGYGQGELQVSILHLATMFTPIINEGNLIKPQLLAEQEPEVWKENLVSAEQAEYIHQALRKVVSSPNGTARGANIQQVPLAGKTGTAELKSSQDDEGKENGLFVAYDSENQNLLISMLLENVQDDGGSTLAVERVTEVFKELYK from the coding sequence ATGAAAAGGAAATGGATGTTGTTTTCAGCCATTTTATTATTATCATTTCTCGGTGCATGTAAAGGGGACCAGGTGACACCGGATGAACGCCTGTCGGAATACATCAGCCTGTGGAATGAAGAGAAATTTGATCAAATGTATGAGGATTATTTGTCATCAACGGCTAAAGAGAACTATGCAAAAGAGGACATGGCCGGTCGCTATAAGGATTTATACAGTGACTTGGAAATAAACGATATTAAAGTCAGTTTTGAAAAACCGTCGGACGATGAACAGCCTGATTATGAAGAAGTAAAAGAAGCTTCATTTCCCATACATGTGGAAATGGAGTCCATTGCAGGTCCTGTCTCTTTTGACCATGAACTGACACTGGTAAAGGAAACCCGTGAAGAAGAAGAAAACTGGTATGTCAATTGGGATACCACTTATATCTTTAAACAGCTTGAAGATGGAGATGAAGTTGGTCTCGATACAACCTCCGCACCCCGCGGACAGATTTTTGACCGGAATGGCAATGGATTAGCAATAAACGATACGTTACCTCTAATGGGCATTAAGCCTTCAGCCATGGAAGGCCATGAGCAGGAAACAATAAAAGCACTGTCGGAGCAGTTGCATTTAGATGTGGAATACATTGAACAACAGCTGAATCAGGATTGGGTACAGCCGAATTTATTTGTTCCGCTTCGTACCATCAATCCTAATAATCAGGAGTTATTTGACAAACTAATGGCCTTGCCGGGCGTCTTTTACAAGGACCAGGTCGGACGTTACTATCCGTTAGGGGAAGCGGCTGCCCATCTGGTCGGATATACAGGGGATATTACAGCAGAGGAATTAGAGGAGCATGAGGACGATGGTTATTCTGCCCAGGACAAAATAGGAAAACGAGGACTTGAACTCTTATATGAAGAGAAACTAAGAGGCGAATCAGGAGCAGAAATTACCATCCAAAAGGCCAATGGGCAGAAAGTAACCGTTGCTTCTAAAAAGGCGAAAGCAGGACAGGATATTCGTGTTACTATTGATGCAGAAGTGCAGAAGACCATTTATAATCAAATGAATCAACGACAAGGATCGGCCGCTGCCATTCATCCAAAAACAGGGGAAACACTCGCCCTTGTCAGTTCTCCGTCTTTTGATCCAAACGGTCTAACGTCCAATGCCTATGCTAAATTAATGGAGGATGAAACTAAGCCATTACTTAACCGATTCACATCCTTATATGCCCCAGGCTCAACATTTAAGCCTGTAACAGCGATGATAGGATTGTCATCGGAAGCCATCACACCTGATCAAACACGAAATATCAAAGGTGAAACGTGGAAAAAGCAAGGCTGGGGTAATTATGAGGTCCGCAGAGTCACCGATCCGGGCCATCCTGTAAACCTTGAGGATGCACTGGTTTATTCAGATAATATCTACTTTGCACAAACGGCTCTGGACATCGGTGCCGATCATATGGTTTCCGGACTTAAGAAGTTTGGGTTTAATGAAGAAATTCCTTACTCCTATGGAATTCCGCAATCCAAAATTTCAAACAGCGGGAATCTGAATGAAGAAATTTTACTTGCCGACACCGGATATGGGCAAGGGGAGCTGCAGGTAAGCATTTTACACCTGGCGACGATGTTTACTCCAATTATCAACGAAGGAAATCTGATCAAACCACAGCTTTTAGCGGAACAGGAACCTGAAGTCTGGAAGGAGAATCTGGTCAGTGCTGAACAGGCAGAGTACATTCACCAGGCTCTCAGAAAAGTCGTGTCCAGTCCAAACGGAACAGCCCGGGGAGCCAACATCCAGCAGGTTCCTCTGGCCGGTAAAACAGGGACTGCTGAACTGAAATCCAGTCAGGATGATGAAGGAAAGGAAAACGGTCTTTTTGTAGCCTATGACTCGGAAAACCAAAACCTCCTCATCTCCATGCTGCTTGAAAATGTCCAGGATGATGGGGGCAGCACTTTAGCTGTAGAGCGGGTGACGGAAGTTTTTAAAGAGCTTTATAAATAG
- a CDS encoding glycerol-3-phosphate dehydrogenase/oxidase, which translates to MFSSLNRKEMKGKMKDESLDLLVIGGGITGAGIALDAVTRGMKVAVVEMQDFAAGTSSRSTKLVHGGLRYLKQFEIGVVSETGKERAIVYENGPHVTTPEWMMLPFYKGGTFGPFTTNIGLRVYDFLAGVKKTERRQMFKPEEAMNREPLLNGKNLKGAGYYVEYKTDDARLTIEVMKKAVEKGALALNYTKVTDLIYDNNRVVGVETEDQTDGSHDQLYAKKIVNAAGPWVDTLREKDNSKRGKYLHLTKGIHLVFDEDRFPLKQAIYFDTPDGRMVFAIPREGKTYVGTTDTVYEGNIAHPKMTVEDRDYVLKAIDYMFPTVGIKAEDIESSWAGLRPLIHEEGKDPSEISRKDEIFVSDSGFISIAGGKLTGYRKMAESIVDLVGKQLHEEEGKSYPGTQTKELRISGGEVGGSSGFERFVPQKIREGVEAGLNEGVAETLVKRYGSNIDSIYNLYQNEQDTAKAENLDPVVYAMLRYGIEEELVYKPVDFFIRRTGALFFDINWVREHKDSVIAYMAKQFNWSDDQKKEYIEQLEQLMYEATHPVEKD; encoded by the coding sequence ATGTTCTCAAGTCTAAATCGTAAAGAAATGAAAGGGAAAATGAAGGACGAATCTCTGGATTTGCTTGTTATTGGGGGAGGAATTACAGGTGCAGGTATTGCACTTGATGCGGTAACACGTGGAATGAAAGTAGCTGTAGTGGAAATGCAGGACTTCGCAGCAGGTACATCAAGCCGATCAACAAAGCTTGTTCATGGTGGTCTTCGTTACTTAAAACAATTTGAAATCGGAGTTGTTTCCGAAACAGGTAAGGAACGAGCCATTGTTTATGAAAATGGACCTCATGTTACAACTCCGGAATGGATGATGCTGCCATTCTATAAAGGCGGCACATTCGGCCCGTTTACCACGAACATTGGTTTGCGTGTTTATGATTTTCTTGCCGGCGTTAAAAAGACAGAAAGAAGGCAGATGTTTAAACCGGAAGAAGCAATGAACCGCGAACCTTTATTAAATGGGAAAAATCTTAAAGGTGCCGGTTACTATGTAGAATATAAAACCGATGACGCCCGTCTGACCATTGAAGTAATGAAAAAGGCTGTAGAAAAGGGAGCACTTGCCCTGAACTATACAAAAGTGACAGATCTCATTTATGACAATAATCGGGTTGTAGGTGTTGAAACCGAGGATCAGACCGATGGAAGTCATGATCAGCTGTATGCGAAAAAAATTGTCAATGCAGCAGGTCCGTGGGTTGATACTTTACGGGAAAAAGACAACTCCAAGCGTGGCAAATATCTGCATCTTACAAAAGGGATTCATCTTGTATTTGATGAGGACCGTTTCCCTCTGAAGCAGGCCATTTACTTCGACACCCCTGATGGCCGTATGGTTTTTGCGATTCCGAGAGAAGGAAAAACCTATGTAGGGACTACGGACACGGTTTATGAGGGCAATATTGCACATCCCAAAATGACGGTAGAGGACCGGGATTATGTCTTAAAGGCGATTGATTATATGTTCCCGACTGTTGGAATTAAAGCCGAGGACATTGAGTCAAGCTGGGCAGGTTTACGTCCGCTTATCCATGAAGAAGGGAAAGACCCTTCCGAAATCTCCCGTAAAGATGAAATTTTCGTTTCGGACTCCGGGTTCATTTCCATTGCAGGCGGAAAATTAACAGGCTACCGTAAAATGGCCGAAAGCATTGTTGACTTAGTAGGGAAACAGCTTCATGAAGAAGAAGGCAAATCATACCCGGGAACACAAACGAAAGAATTACGGATTTCCGGTGGAGAGGTAGGGGGATCTTCAGGCTTTGAAAGATTTGTCCCACAGAAGATTCGTGAAGGAGTAGAAGCCGGTCTTAATGAAGGCGTCGCAGAAACTCTCGTTAAACGTTATGGTTCTAATATTGATTCTATTTATAATCTTTATCAGAATGAGCAGGACACAGCCAAAGCTGAAAATCTCGATCCCGTTGTCTATGCCATGCTTCGATACGGCATTGAGGAGGAACTTGTTTACAAACCGGTTGATTTCTTTATAAGACGTACAGGTGCTTTATTCTTTGATATTAACTGGGTTCGTGAGCATAAAGATTCTGTGATCGCCTATATGGCTAAGCAATTTAACTGGTCGGATGATCAAAAGAAAGAATATATCGAACAGCTTGAACAGCTAATGTATGAAGCGACACATCCAGTAGAAAAAGATTAA